The window TGTTCGCCCAAACCCATCATCTTGTACCATTGCCACATCTTGAAATCCTTGGTGTAGTAATAGTAGTAGTGGTTGTCATGGTTCTTATAGAAGGTTTCGTAATCCTTGTAGAGGATATCCTTGTATTCCTTCTCGTACATGATGTATTTGCTCCAGACATCGTAATCGAATTTCTCAGCTTCGTAAACGAATTTGCTGTTGAAGAAGTATTGAGGGAAGATTTCGTAGATGGAAGGCAAGATCAAGCCATGGAAATCATCACGGTGGATGACGGCCAAAGTCAAAGCATAGACAGACACCCTTGGTGATGATTTCATCCAAACGCTTGAAGAAGTCCATAACCTTGTAGTAGTAGTCGTATTTGCCGTAGCTTTCAACTTCGTAGTAGTTCTTGCGGTAAGAGTAACCAACACCATTGTAGTAAACCAATTGAGGATTGTAACCGTATTCGATGGTGTTGAAGTAGGAGAACTCAGGAATTTCACCAAATCCATGGGACAAACGTTCCATGTAGTAACGAGACAAAATTTGGCGGACATTGTACAACCAGTATTCACCACGACGATCCTTGTTCAAACCGTAGGTCTTGCCGTCCAAGAAGAAAGCGTAATCCATGTTGAGATAGTACCAGTAGGCGTTGAAACCAACATCTTCAGTGAAGTAGGACAAAGCAGATTCTTCGTTGAAGAATTCAATGTCACGGGTGTAGTCAACAGGCATGAAGAACATCTTGGTGCCTTCGAAAAGTTCCAAGTATTTGGAGTCCTTGTTGTATTTGTCCATGTTTTCGCGCAACATGAAACGATCTTCAGAGTACCAGTGTTCGCCCAAACCCATCATCTTGTACCATTGCCACATCTTGAAGTCCTTGGTGTAGTAATAGTAGTAGTGGTTGTCATGGTTCTTATAGAAGGTAGCGTAATCCTTGTAGAGGATATCCTTGTATTCCTTCTCGTACATGATGTATTTGCTCCAAACTTGGTAGTCGAATTTCTCGGCTTCGTAAACGAATTTGCTGTTGAAGAAGTATTGAGGGAAGATTTCGTAGATGGAAGGCAAGATCAAACCATGGAAATCATCACGGTGGATGACGGCCAAAGTCAAAGCATAGACGAACATGCCTTCGTTGCAGTGCATACGAGCAAAGGCAACATTGCGTTGGAAGACTTCCCAGTTCTTGGCGTAGTAGAAGAATTCGAACAAACCATAAGCTTGCTTAAGGTGAGTCTTCACCAAAGCACCAAAGAATTCACCCTTGGGTAAGAGAGCATCGTGCTTGTAGGCTTCATAGAATTTCTCCATGTACATATCGAAGTgctgaaattaaaatacatatttattacaaatattttgccATATATCAATGTTATCCTTTGAACTTACAGTGTAGTCAGCCTTGTTAAAAGTGAAAGTCTTGCCCAACTTGATATATTCCTCGAACATCAAGGGATCCTCAACACGGTAAACAATTTCGAAAAGGAACTTTTGTTTAGCCAAAAAATCCTTATCGGCGATTTTTGCATCGTGCTTAGAGATGGCACTGCCAGCAACCAAGCCAACAATAGCCAATAAAGCGATAGCgattttcatctttttattcCTTCAACAGAGCGCGTAAAATTCAAAACCAAACTGTCCACGGATTAGAGTTTGATGCGACGATCAGTTCCAATACCTAAAGACTGCTGACGATTGCTAAAATTTGCAccgtttttatacaaattttgaagTTCGGTTTTGTAGGGGGATTAAGCTTATCTTTTCagatttgttttcgtttatacACGTAGCATTTTGCTCTTTTTACCTTTGAgacataataatgataatataatttaattagtgcatgtttaatgtttttttattattatcagcatatgtttttatttgttatgttgttatttgtttatttttagttttatttataattgaggGCTATTTTATGAGTTTaagatttctaaaaatatatatgtttgtttcGCTTAATTTCAACATTGTCAccaggtttgtttttttttacattaattttttctgtattaaaaTCGTGTCGAAAATGTGTGGGTGTTAAAAGCATTGCAAATTATTGGTTTATAACTTTATTGTTAGAAATGAATTTTGACAAAGTTTGTTGTACCTATTGGTATTTGCAGGACAACAATTGCCAGGATTTgagaaaaattatcaatttttatcaatttttctcAAATcctgcaaatattttaaatcaagtAGTACTTTGCCTTACAGTGCCAAAAGAAGTCAGaacgaatttattttaaatacataatgtCTAAAATAAGCTCTTAAAAGATGCTGGAAACTTACCAAATATGGACTAAGACcatgaacaattttaaatataattatactctacaccactttaagtataccaacatagctaagtcgatttagctatgtccgtacgtccgttcgtctgtctgtctgtcacaattttcaaaataactcgatgaaattttgcacactCTTTTGGTTCTAGTaggaacgctattgaaaatggttgcaatcggtccattattaagactagcccccatacaactctACCCTCCGAAGGTGGTTTTTGGGCTCATGACGTAAAATATTCTACTATGTCAACAAAAATGGGTAAAACTTTTtcatgacattaccgatttttgtaaaaaacccCATAAAAactcctttcagaaaatgacttgaaggtcaaaattcacctgTAAACACCAATAACTATCAGTTTTCGAAAGACCACAGATATCTgtgagatccgaattttcaataattccatcggaaatacgatcgaatagaacgctatttaaaattagcCCAATCGacccataaataacgaagatataagtaaaaaccCGAGACCACCAccgaaaatttcatgaaaaatttaaattttaaatttaagaggtactttttgagttttctataatattgaacctagaaacatgaaattttgcatGTAGTGCCTTGATTACATAAGAACCTATAagaggggacttcttggtaccttttcgttcttcaaaaggtactttttgaaatttctataatattgaacctagaaacatgaaattaagtctgtagagtccggattaagtgagaacccataaaaggggactttttggtactttttcgttcttcaaaagatacattttgaaatttctataatattggacctagaaacatgaaattaagtatgtagagtccgaattaagtgagaacccataaaaggggacttttttgtattttttcgtttttcaaaagatacattttgaaatttatttaatattgaacccGGAAACATGAAATTGCATAAGAACCTTGAAATGGGTACCAAGGGGTACTtctcgaattttctataatattgtacctagaaatgttaaattatgcatgtagagcccggattaagtgagaagcCATAAAATGGGGACTTCTTGGTCTCTACCGTtttacaattggtatttttgatttttatacccttcaccttcgtgagaagggtatatataagtttgtcattccgtttgtaatttctataatataattttacgaacccataaagtatatatattctggatccttatagatagcgcaGTCgattagccatgtccgtctgtctgtctgtccgtctgtctgttgaaatcagtttttagaggacc of the Lucilia cuprina isolate Lc7/37 chromosome 2, ASM2204524v1, whole genome shotgun sequence genome contains:
- the LOC111682003 gene encoding arylphorin subunit C223 isoform X4, which gives rise to MKIAIALLAIVGLVAGSAISKHDAKIADKDFLAKQKFLFEIVYRVEDPLMFEEYIKLGKTFTFNKADYTHFDMYMEKFYEAYKHDALLPKGEFFGALVKTHLKQAYGLFEFFYYAKNWEVFQRNVAFARMHCNEGMFVYALTLAVIHRDDFHGLILPSIYEIFPQYFFNSKFVYEAEKFDYQVWSKYIMYEKEYKDILYKDYATFYKNHDNHYYYYYTKDFKMWQWYKMMGLGEHWYSEDRFMLRENMDKYNKDSKYLELFEGTKMFFMPVDYTRDIEFFNEESALSYFTEDVGFNAYWYYLNMDYAFFLDGKTYGLNKDRRGEYWLYNVRQILSRYYMERLSHGFGEIPEFSYFNTIEYGYNPQLVYYNGVGYSYRKNYYEVESYGKYDYYYKVMDFFKRLDEIITKGVYVTYEGKTIDLRKPEAIEYIGSIMQGNVDTFDKYFFKYWYMFAHMYFGDVDQHDFEVYPHVFLNYETMMRDPLFYMFYKKIASVYFQFFYYVKPYTHEELLFPGVTIKDVKVSELVTFFDLVDFDVTNLLNDKMTFVDGQFVWDKTLLARQMRLNHKPFDFDFVIESDKEQKVVIRTFLGPKYDEFGRVITLTENRENFMELDSFVYTLKSGVNEFKRYSKDFYWTTEDGTSYTELYKYVMLAFEGKYDFPLDISEPHCGFPDRLVLPHGWVKGMPMQFFFYVTPYTASYEQFSTFDYSYSCGIGSGVRYVDEMPFGYPFDREIDEYEFFVPNMYFKDVKIYHKETFDKYFEHKYEKFGHFDYNYIH
- the LOC111682003 gene encoding arylphorin subunit C223 isoform X5 — its product is MKIAIALLAIVGLVAGSAISKHDAKIADKDFLAKQKFLFEIVYRVEDPLMFEEYIKLGKTFTFNKADYTHFDMYMEKFYEAYKHDALLPKGEFFGALVKTHLKQAYGLFEFFYYAKNWEVFQRNVAFARMHCNEGMFVYALTLAVIHRDDFHGLILPSIYEIFPQYFFNSKFVYEAEKFDYQVWSKYIMYEKEYKDILYKDYATFYKNHDNHYYYYYTKDFKMWQWYKMMGLGEHWYSEDRFMLRENMDKYNKDSKYLELFEGTKMFFMPVDYTRDIEFFNEESALSYFTEDVGFNAYWYYLNMDYAFFLDGKTYGLNKDRRGEYWLYNVRQILSRYYMERLSHGFGEIPEFSYFNTIEYGYNPQLVYYNGVGYSYRKNYYEVESYGKYDYYYKVMDFFKRLDEIITKGVYVTYEGKTIDLRKPEAIEYIGSIMQGNVDTFDKYFFKYWYMFAHMYFGDVDQHDFEVYPHVFLNYETMMRDPLFYMFYKKIASVYFQFFYYVKPYTHEELLFPGVTIKDVKVSELVTFFDLVDFDVTNLLNDKMTFVDGQFVWDKTLLARQMRLNHKPFDFDFVIESDKEQKVVIRTFLGPKYDEFGRVITLTENRENFMELDSFVYTLKSGVNEFKRYSKDFYWTTEDGTSYTELYKYVMLAFEGKYDFPLDISEPHCGFPDRLVLPHGWVKGMPMQFFFYVTPYTASYEQFSTFDYSYSCGIGSGVRYVDEMPFGYPFDREIDEYEFFVPNMYFKDVKIYHKETFDKYFEHKYEKFGHFDYNYIH